Part of the Candidatus Nezhaarchaeota archaeon genome is shown below.
GAAGAGGGCAGCCCTAATAGGCATCTACGCTGCCCTATACGCTGCTCTCGTCTACGCCTTCGCCCCCATATCATTCTACGCGCTGCAGTTTAGAGTCGCAGGAGTCCTTAGGCCGGCTATTGCGAAGGACTGGAGGCTAGCGATAGGCTACGCGCTTGGAGTAGTCTTAGGCAACTTAGTTAGCCCGTTCGTAGGCGCCTGGGAGCTCCTATTCATGCCAGCCACGTCCTTCGTCGCGGGCGTGCTCGGCTACTTAGCTGCGAGGCTAGCGCCTAACTACGACTACTATGTTTGTGGAGCAGTGATCGCCGTGATTATTCCGCTATCGGTAAGCTTCATGCTAGCGCAGCTATTCAACTTACCAATGCTCCTAACCCTGCCTCCCCTATTGGTGAGCGAGCAGACCGTGAACTTCATAGGAGCCACGGTCTTTAGGTCTATTGAGAGGAGGGGCTTCGTGTGGTGGAGGTAAAGGTAGTAGCAGTAGTGTCGGGGGGCATCGACTCTACTAGCTACGCTGCTTACTGGAGGCTTAAGCGAGGGGCAGCTATCTACCCGCTCGTC
Proteins encoded:
- a CDS encoding QueT transporter family protein — translated: MKRKASPAGTKRAALIGIYAALYAALVYAFAPISFYALQFRVAGVLRPAIAKDWRLAIGYALGVVLGNLVSPFVGAWELLFMPATSFVAGVLGYLAARLAPNYDYYVCGAVIAVIIPLSVSFMLAQLFNLPMLLTLPPLLVSEQTVNFIGATVFRSIERRGFVWWR